A window of Bradyrhizobium sp. AZCC 1610 contains these coding sequences:
- a CDS encoding tripartite tricarboxylate transporter TctB family protein, which translates to MPTSGSKALKLGWQVACLCLLGIFVPALVTSLGYSLTDALGPGPGFFPFWLSLIGAVLSAAILVQVTLAKAAEGTAISLAPDRRMALQAIGVLIALTAAAALFEPLGYRLTMLPFIVGVLLILGARSPIAITLTALAGSFGVFHVFYHWLKVPLPIGAFGM; encoded by the coding sequence ATGCCGACCAGCGGCAGCAAGGCTCTCAAATTGGGCTGGCAAGTCGCCTGCTTGTGCCTCCTTGGCATCTTCGTGCCCGCGCTCGTGACGTCCCTTGGCTATTCGCTGACCGATGCCTTGGGCCCGGGCCCTGGCTTCTTTCCGTTCTGGCTCAGCCTCATCGGTGCGGTCCTCTCCGCCGCGATCCTGGTGCAAGTGACACTGGCCAAGGCGGCCGAGGGCACCGCCATCAGCCTTGCACCGGACCGGCGGATGGCGCTGCAGGCAATCGGCGTACTCATTGCCCTGACGGCGGCGGCAGCCCTGTTCGAGCCCCTCGGGTACCGGCTGACCATGCTGCCATTCATCGTGGGAGTGCTGCTCATTCTCGGCGCACGGTCGCCGATCGCCATCACGCTGACGGCGCTCGCGGGAAGCTTCGGCGTCTTCCACGTTTTCTACCACTGGCTCAAGGTGCCGTTGCCGATCGGCGCATTCGGGATGTGA